In a single window of the Gossypium hirsutum isolate 1008001.06 chromosome A13, Gossypium_hirsutum_v2.1, whole genome shotgun sequence genome:
- the LOC107893614 gene encoding histone-lysine N-methyltransferase, H3 lysine-79 specific, translating into MGREGKVGHSSNFKKRVRSKHEGSDDSDEDYVASEGNEGSDDDAEYYCSSLDECASEEGFQGYNEEEEEEVREVVRLKRERISSVRERKILDKKSVKRESMSVEEDEDKDFQEEEEEEEEVREVVRLKRERISSERERKIADKKSVKQESLSVEEDEDKDYEEEEEEEKEDDDEEFTPDVEDCLDEEFTPDEEDCLDEEFTPDEEDCLDEEEELTMTKKKNKTKVSKQVLRKKYPSKQRTKRKRSAVSKKPSRKQGRKKRRLKRKRRAEEDDDNDDCGFIDNTPALRQMSRTNAGRRKEAYVVPSDSDFVSSGSSDYEYTVSEEEREQMKEANQFFGSLKTSLRSSSASKRIQELEELGQPKKTPGRKGKEKIEETKAELIKPVCGICLSEEDKRRLRGTLNCCSHYFCFTCIMEWSKVESRCPLCKQRFETISKPARSAAGFDSREVLIQVPKRDQVYQPSEEELRSYLDPYENVICSECHQGGDDELMLLCDICDSSAHTYCVGLGREVPEDNWYCDGCRPVATGSSSSQVQDSLPDHRIINNLYNRFSPMVNFGEGLDSIVGPSPLMPSIPNFVGYSSPRFPAVDIPIVSPASGAGAPTLTGRRWLHRQIQNLRSINRMNFMAGRTDGILSANMGTDFVNSHTDQSTETTVQQARTQDTGTQHQTVFEERLQDDPSSSVPSRDSSSSRLENLRRQAVQDSTTPTTNTSINLTL; encoded by the exons ATGGGAAGGGAAGGGAAGGTTGGCCATTCAAGCAATTTTAAGAAAAGGGTTAGATCGAAACATGAGGGTTCAGATGATTCCGATGAAGATTATGTAGCTTCGGAGGGAAATGAAGGatctgatgatgatgctgaataTTATTGTTCTTCCTTAGATGAATGTGCATCGGAAGAGGGTTTTCAGGGTTACAATgaggaggaagaggaagaggTGAGAGAGGTTGTTAGATTGAAAAGAGAACGGATATCTTCGGTAAGGGAGAGGAAGATTCTGGATAAAAAATCTGTAAAGCGGGAAAGCATGtctgttgaagaagatgaagacaaggattttcaggaggaagaagaagaagaggaagaggtgAGAGAGGTTGTTAGGTTGAAAAGAGAACGGATATCTTCAGAAAGGGAGAGGAAGATTGCGGATAAAAAATCTGTCAAGCAGGAAAGCTTGtctgttgaagaagatgaagacaaggattatgaggaggaggaagaagaagaaaaggaagatgaTGATGAGGAGTTCACTCCAGATGTAGAAGATTGTTTGGATGAGGAATTTACTCCAGATGAAGAGGATTGTTTGGATGAAGAATTCACTCCGGATGAAGAGGATTGTTTAGATGAGGAAGAGGAATTGACTATgacaaagaagaaaaacaaaacaaaagttaGTAAGCAAGTTTTGCGGAAAAAGTACCCTTCTAAACAGAGGACAAAGAGGAAGAGGTCTGCAGTTTCTAAGAAGCCTTCGAGAAAACAAGGAAGGAAGAAACGGCGGTTGAAGAGGAAAAGGAGGgctgaagaagatgatgataatgatgattgtgGTTTTATAGACAACACTCCAGCTCTGAGACAAATGAGCAGAACTAATGCAGGACGGAGAAAAGAGGCATATGTTGTACCATCAGATTCGGATTTTGTGTCATCTGGATCATCTGATTACGAGTATACTGTCTCAGAGGAAGAGAGAGAGCAAATGAAAGAAGCCAACCAATTTTTTGGAAGTTTAAAAACTAGTTTGAGGAGTTCATCAGCGTCAAAGAGAATTCAGGAGCTTGAAGAGCTAGGCCAACCTAAGAAAACTCCAGGAAGAAAGGGTAAGGAGAAGATAGAGGAAACAAAGGCAGAACTAATAAAGCCAGTTTGTGGCATTTGTCTCTCTGAGGAAGACAAACGAAGATTGAGGGGCACACTGAACTGTTGCAGTCATTATTTTTGTTTTACCTGCATTATGGAGTGGTCAAAAGTGGAATCTCGTTGCCCATTGTGCAAACAAAGGTTTGAAACTATCAGTAAGCCTGCAAGATCAGCAGCTGGATTTGATTCGAGAGAGGTGTTGATCCAAGTACCTAAGCGTGATCAG GTCTACCAACCTTCTGAGGAAGAACTGAGAAGCTATCTTGATCCATATGAGAATGTCATTTGTTCTGAATGCCACCAAGGTGGGGATGATGAACTCATGTTACTATGTGATATTTGTGATTCGTCAGCACACACCTATTGTGTTGGTCTCGGTCGGGAAGTACCTGAAGATAATTGGTACTGTGATGGTTGCAGGCCTGTTGCTACTGGGTCCTCTAGTTCCCAAGTTCAAGATTCTTTGCCTGATCATAGAATAATAAACAATTTGTACAATAGATTTTCACCCATGGTAAATTTTGGAGAAGGTTTAGACTCCATCGTAGGTCCTTCACCTCTTATGCCATCAATTCCCAATTTTGTGGGTTACTCATCTCCTAGATTTCCTGCTGTAGATATTCCCATTGTTTCTCCGGCATCTGGAGCAGGGGCTCCTACACTGACTGGAAGGCGATGGTTGCATCGCCAGATTCAAAATCTTCGTTCAATCAATAGGATGAATTTTATGGCTGGTAGGACTGATGGGATATTAAGCGCCAATATGGGCACTGATTTTGTGAACTCTCACACTGATCAGAGTACGGAAACAACAGTTCAACAAGCTAGGACTCAAGATACGGGAACTCAACATCAAACAGTGTTTGAGGAGAGATTACAGGATGATCCCTCTTCTTCAGTGCCAAGTAGGGACTCATCTTCTTCAAGGTTGGAAAATTTGAGAAGGCAAGCAGTTCAGGATTCAACCACCCCAACAACCAATACATCAATCAACTTGACGTTATGA